A region from the Sphingopyxis lindanitolerans genome encodes:
- a CDS encoding DUF6306 domain-containing protein, which produces MTGDRASPVCYGADADDVYMGYAPRDEILAALNELLEAERAGARVALASVGDAVSADHAAMMRDIRADEARWCAMLTRQIRRLGGTPSRRCGAFRGKAMAISDPIERLAFLNRGQAWVVRKLAELTRRVRDDALHADLRQMAESHRVNIDGAAAFLDEVGRSDP; this is translated from the coding sequence ATGACCGGCGATCGCGCCTCGCCGGTCTGTTACGGCGCCGACGCCGACGACGTCTATATGGGCTATGCGCCGCGCGACGAGATATTGGCCGCGCTCAACGAATTGCTCGAGGCCGAACGCGCCGGCGCGCGCGTCGCGCTGGCGAGCGTCGGTGATGCGGTCAGCGCCGACCACGCCGCGATGATGCGCGACATCCGCGCCGACGAAGCGCGCTGGTGCGCGATGCTGACGCGCCAGATCCGCCGACTTGGTGGCACTCCGTCGCGCCGGTGCGGCGCCTTTCGCGGCAAGGCGATGGCGATTTCCGATCCGATCGAACGTCTCGCTTTCCTCAATCGCGGCCAGGCGTGGGTGGTGCGCAAGCTCGCCGAGCTGACGCGCCGGGTCCGCGACGATGCGCTTCATGCCGACCTGCGGCAAATGGCCGAAAGCCATCGCGTCAATATCGACGGCGCCGCCGCTTTTCTGGACGAGGTGGGACGTTCGGACCCTTGA
- a CDS encoding LysR family transcriptional regulator, with the protein MDVAVARTFLEIVKTGSFVGAAANLNLTQTAVSARIRGLEAQLDRPLFIRNKAGARLTPAGEQFLRFATTMVQVWDRARRAIALPPGRDTVVTIGAELSLWNPLLRHWLVWMRRECPDIAVSTSIDSSDRLMERVQEGSLDVAVVYAAPPLPGVVAELLFEEKLVLVRTTPANRPLVPEDHVAIDWGADFAAGYRAAFPDQPNAVVSIDYGPLALDYILATGGSGYFREGFIRPHLEQGRLAIVADSPEFSYSAHVVHSATADAGVMERTRRGLRAAAVGAA; encoded by the coding sequence ATGGATGTTGCTGTCGCGCGCACCTTTCTCGAGATTGTGAAAACCGGCAGCTTTGTCGGCGCGGCGGCCAATCTGAACCTTACCCAGACAGCGGTCAGTGCGCGCATTCGCGGGCTGGAGGCGCAGCTCGACCGCCCGCTTTTCATCCGCAACAAGGCGGGCGCGCGGCTCACGCCGGCGGGTGAACAATTCCTGCGCTTTGCAACGACGATGGTCCAGGTCTGGGATCGCGCGCGGCGGGCGATCGCGCTGCCGCCGGGGCGCGACACCGTCGTGACGATCGGCGCGGAACTCAGCCTCTGGAACCCGCTCCTGCGCCACTGGCTGGTCTGGATGCGCCGCGAATGCCCCGATATCGCGGTCAGCACGTCGATCGACAGCTCGGACAGGCTGATGGAGCGCGTCCAGGAGGGCTCGCTCGACGTCGCGGTCGTTTACGCGGCCCCGCCTCTGCCCGGTGTCGTGGCCGAACTGTTGTTCGAGGAAAAGCTGGTTCTCGTCCGCACCACCCCGGCGAACCGGCCGCTGGTGCCCGAGGATCATGTCGCGATCGACTGGGGCGCGGACTTTGCCGCGGGCTATCGCGCGGCCTTTCCCGACCAGCCCAATGCCGTGGTTTCGATCGACTATGGACCGCTCGCGCTCGACTATATCCTCGCCACCGGCGGCAGTGGCTATTTTCGGGAGGGCTTCATCCGGCCCCATCTCGAGCAGGGACGGCTGGCGATCGTCGCCGACAGCCCCGAATTTTCCTATTCGGCGCACGTCGTCCATTCGGCGACGGCGGACGCGGGCGTGATGGAACGCACCCGCCGCGGACTGCGCGCGGCGGCGGTGGGGGCGGCATGA
- a CDS encoding rod shape-determining protein — protein sequence MNFFQRFSRHAHDVAIDLGTVNTVIYVRGQGIVLNEPSVIALETRNGVRSVKVVGNDAKLMMGKTPSNIEALRPLRDGVIADIEVAEQMIKHFIDKALGGPSRLRRRSNVVVCVPTASTIVERRAIRDATSNAGAMSVQLIEEPLAAAIGAGLPVTEPLGTMVVDIGGGTTEVAVLSLGGVAYSNSVRVGGDKMDEMITSSIRRKHNMMIGEMTAERVKLTIGSAVGPAGPGLSMAVKGRDLVNGRPSEVPVTEAEIADALSEPVSQIVSAVRAALEGTPPELAADIIDQGITLTGGGALLRRMDQAIAEATGLPVRVADNALTCVATGAGHAFEEIAYRHVLLAA from the coding sequence ATGAACTTTTTTCAACGCTTTTCGCGCCACGCCCATGATGTCGCGATCGACCTCGGGACCGTGAACACCGTCATCTATGTTCGCGGACAGGGAATTGTCCTCAACGAGCCTTCGGTCATCGCGCTCGAAACGCGGAACGGCGTTCGCAGCGTCAAGGTCGTCGGCAACGACGCCAAGCTGATGATGGGCAAGACGCCCTCGAACATCGAGGCGCTGCGCCCGCTGCGCGACGGCGTCATCGCCGACATCGAGGTCGCCGAACAGATGATCAAGCATTTCATCGACAAGGCGCTCGGCGGGCCGAGCCGGTTGCGGCGGCGCAGCAATGTCGTCGTCTGCGTGCCCACGGCCTCGACGATCGTCGAACGCCGCGCGATCCGCGACGCGACGTCGAACGCGGGGGCGATGAGCGTGCAACTGATCGAGGAACCGCTGGCCGCGGCGATCGGCGCCGGGCTTCCCGTCACCGAACCGCTCGGCACGATGGTGGTCGATATCGGCGGTGGGACGACCGAGGTCGCGGTGCTGTCGCTCGGCGGGGTCGCCTACAGCAATTCGGTTCGTGTCGGTGGCGACAAGATGGACGAAATGATTACGTCGTCGATCCGCCGGAAGCATAATATGATGATCGGCGAAATGACCGCCGAGCGGGTCAAGCTGACGATCGGGTCGGCGGTCGGACCCGCCGGGCCTGGCCTGTCGATGGCGGTCAAGGGCCGCGACCTGGTCAACGGGCGCCCGTCCGAAGTGCCGGTGACCGAGGCCGAGATCGCCGACGCGCTCAGCGAACCCGTCTCGCAGATCGTGAGCGCGGTGCGCGCGGCGCTCGAAGGGACGCCCCCCGAACTGGCCGCCGACATCATCGACCAGGGCATCACGCTGACCGGCGGCGGCGCGCTGCTGCGGCGGATGGATCAGGCGATCGCCGAGGCGACCGGACTTCCGGTCCGGGTCGCCGACAATGCGCTGACCTGCGTCGCAACGGGCGCGGGCCATGCGTTCGAGGAAATCGCCTATCGTCATGTGCTGCTCGCCGCCTGA
- a CDS encoding coniferyl aldehyde dehydrogenase, whose product MAAAIKQDIDGETRRMHDVLAAQKASFTAAMPESLAVRTDRIDRAVALLVDHAEDFAKAVSEDFGHRSRDQTLMTDIMPSVSALKHAKKHLTSWSKGEKRRPTFPLGLLGAKAEVVYQPKGVVGVVAPWNFPVGMVFVPMAGILAAGNRVMIKPSEFTENVSALMARLVPDYFDASEMAVFTGDADVGIAFSKLAFDHMIFTGATSVGKHIMRAAADNLVPVTLELGGKSPTFIGRSANKDLVGQRVALGKMMNAGQICLAPDYLLVAEDQEGEVIDSVTKGAAALYPTLLSNDDYTSVVNTRNYDRLQSYLTDAREKGAEVIEVNPGNEDFASANGHKMPLHIVRGATDDMKVMQEEIFGPILPVKTYRTIDEAIDYVNDHDRPLGLYYFGQDKSEEERVLTRTISGGVTVNDVLFHNAMEDLPFGGVGPSGMGNYHGVDGFRTFSHARAVYRQPKMDVAGLAGFKPPYGKATAKTLAKELKK is encoded by the coding sequence ATGGCTGCCGCCATCAAGCAGGATATCGACGGCGAAACACGGCGCATGCACGACGTGCTCGCGGCGCAGAAGGCGAGCTTTACCGCCGCCATGCCCGAAAGCCTGGCGGTGCGCACCGACCGCATCGACCGCGCGGTCGCGCTGCTTGTCGATCATGCCGAGGATTTCGCGAAGGCGGTGAGCGAGGATTTCGGGCACCGCAGCCGCGACCAGACGCTGATGACCGACATCATGCCCTCGGTCAGCGCGCTCAAACATGCGAAGAAGCATCTGACAAGCTGGTCGAAGGGTGAGAAGCGGAGGCCCACCTTTCCGCTCGGCCTGCTCGGCGCCAAGGCCGAGGTTGTCTATCAACCGAAGGGCGTCGTCGGGGTCGTCGCGCCGTGGAATTTTCCCGTCGGCATGGTGTTCGTGCCGATGGCGGGTATCCTTGCCGCGGGCAACCGCGTGATGATCAAGCCGTCCGAATTCACCGAGAATGTTTCAGCCCTGATGGCGCGGCTCGTCCCCGATTATTTCGACGCGAGCGAGATGGCGGTGTTCACCGGCGACGCCGACGTCGGCATCGCCTTCTCGAAGCTCGCCTTCGACCATATGATCTTCACCGGCGCGACGAGCGTCGGCAAGCATATCATGCGCGCCGCCGCCGATAATCTGGTGCCGGTGACGCTCGAGCTTGGCGGCAAGTCGCCGACCTTCATCGGCCGTAGCGCGAACAAGGATCTGGTCGGCCAGCGTGTCGCGCTCGGCAAGATGATGAACGCCGGGCAGATCTGCCTCGCCCCCGATTATCTGCTCGTCGCCGAGGATCAGGAGGGCGAGGTGATCGACAGCGTGACGAAGGGCGCGGCCGCGCTCTATCCGACCCTGCTGTCGAACGACGATTATACCTCGGTCGTGAACACCCGCAATTACGATCGCTTGCAATCCTATCTGACCGACGCGCGCGAAAAGGGCGCCGAGGTGATCGAGGTTAATCCGGGGAATGAGGATTTCGCGAGCGCCAACGGCCACAAGATGCCGCTCCATATCGTCCGCGGCGCGACCGACGACATGAAGGTGATGCAGGAGGAAATCTTCGGCCCGATCCTGCCGGTCAAGACCTACAGGACGATCGACGAGGCGATCGATTATGTGAACGACCACGACCGCCCGCTCGGCCTATATTATTTCGGGCAGGACAAGAGCGAGGAGGAGCGCGTGCTGACGCGCACCATTTCGGGCGGCGTCACGGTCAACGACGTCCTGTTCCACAATGCGATGGAGGATCTGCCGTTCGGCGGCGTCGGGCCGTCTGGGATGGGCAATTATCACGGGGTCGACGGCTTCCGCACCTTCAGCCACGCGCGCGCCGTCTATCGCCAGCCGAAGATGGATGTTGCCGGGCTCGCGGGCTTCAAGCCGCCCTATGGCAAGGCGACCGCGAAGACGCTGGCGAAGGAACTCAAGAAATAG